A genomic segment from Leopardus geoffroyi isolate Oge1 chromosome A2, O.geoffroyi_Oge1_pat1.0, whole genome shotgun sequence encodes:
- the NR2C2 gene encoding nuclear receptor subfamily 2 group C member 2 isoform X2, whose amino-acid sequence MTSPSPRIQIISTDSAVASPQRIQIVTDQQTGQKIQIVTAVDASGSPKQQFILTSPDGAGTGKVILASPETSSAKQLIFTTSDNLVPGRIQIVTDSACVERLLGKADVQRPQVVEYCVVCGDKASGRHYGAVSCEGCKGFFKRSVRKNLTYSCRSNQDCIINKHHRNRCQFCRLKKCLEMGMKMESVQSERKPFDVQREKPSNCAASTEKIYIRKDLRSPLIATPTFVADKDGARQTGLLDPGMLVNIQQPLIREDGTVLLATDSKAETSQGALGTLANVVTSLANLSESLNNGDASEMQPEDQSASEITRAFDTLAKALNTTDSSSPPSLADGIDASGGGGIHVISRDQSTPIIEVEGPLLSDTHVTFKLTMPSPMPEYLNVHYICESASRLLFLSMHWARSIPAFQALGQDCNTSLVRACWNELFTLGLAQCAQVMSLSTILAAIVNHLQNSIQEDKLSGDRIKQVMEHIWKLQEFCNSMAKLDIDGYEYAYLKAIVLFSPDHPGLTSTSQIEKFQEKAQMELQDYVQKTYSEDTYRLARILVRLPALRLMSSNITEELFFTGLIGNVSIDSIIPYILKMETAEYNGQITGASL is encoded by the exons ATTGTGACAGACCAGCAGACAGGACAGAAGATCCAGATAGTCACCGCAGTGGACGCCTCCGGATCCCCCAAGCAGCAGTTCATCCTGACCAGCCCAGATGGAGCTGGAACTGGGAAGGTGATCCTGGCTTCCCCGGAGACCTCCAGTGCCAAGCAGCTCATATTCACCACCTCAGACAACCTCGTCCCTGGCAGGATCCAG ATCGTCACGGACTCTGCTTGTGTGGAACGTTTGCTGGGGAAGGCTGACGTCCAGCGGCCCCAGGTGGTAGAGTACTGTGTAGTCTGTGGCGACAAAGCCTCTG GCCGTCACTATGGGGCTGTCAGTTGTGAAGGTTGCAAAGGTTTCTTCAAAAGGAGCGTAAGGAAAAACCTGACCTACAGCTGCCGGAGCAACCAAGACTGCATCATCAATAAACATCACCGGAACCGCTGTCAGTTTTGCCGGCTGAAAAAATGCTTAGAGATGGGCATGAAAATGGAAT CTGTACAGAGTGAACGGAAGCCCTTTGATGTACAACGGGAGAAACCAAGCAATTGTGCTGCTTCAACTGAGAAAATCTATATCCGGAAGGACCTGAGAAGTCCTCTGATAGCCACTCCCACGTTTGTGGCAGATAAAGATGGAGCAAG ACAAACAGGTCTTCTTGATCCAGGGATGCTTGTGAACATCCAACAGCCTTTGATACGCGAGGATGGTACGGTTCTCCTGGCCACGGATTCCAAG GCAGAAACAAGCCAGGGAGCTCTGGGCACACTGGCAAATGTAGTAACCTCCCTTGCCAACTTGAGTGAGTCCCTTAACAATGGTGACGCTTCGGAAATGCAGCCGGAGGACCAGTCCGCAAGTGAGATTACTCG GGCATTTGATACCTTAGCTAAAGCACTTAATACCACAGACAGCTCCTCACCTCCGAGCCTAGCAGACGGCATAGATGCCAGTGGAGGAGGCGGCATCCACGTCATCAGCAGAGACCAGTCCACACCCATCATCGAGGTCGAAGGGCCCCTCCTTTCAGATACTCATGTCACATTTAAG CTCACCATGCCCAGCCCAATGCCAGAGTACCTCAACGTGCACTACATCTGTGAGTCAGCGTCCCGCCTGCTTTTCCTTTCCATGCACTGGGCCAGGTCAATCCCAGCTTTTCAGGCACTTGG GCAGGACTGCAACACCAGCCTGGTGCGGGCCTGCTGGAACGAGCTCTTCACCCTCGGCCTCGCCCAGTGTGCCCAGGTCATGAGTCTCTCCACTATCCTGGCAGCCATTGTCAACCACCTGCAGAACAGCATCCAGGAAG ATAAACTTTCTGGAGACCGGATAAAGCAAGTCATGGAGCACATCTGGAAGCTTCAGGAATTCTGTAACAGTATGGCGAAGCTGGATATAGACGGCTATGAGTATGCATACCTTAAAGCTATAGTTCTCTTTAGCCCCG acCATCCAGGTTTGACCAGCACAAGCCAGATTGAAAAATTCCAAGAAAAGGCACAGATGGAATTGCAGGACTACGTTCAGAAAACCTATTCGGAAGACACGTACCG ATTGGCCCGGATTCTCGTTCGCCTGCCAGCACTCAGGCTGATGAGCTCAAACATAacagaagaacttttttttactGGTCTCATTGGCAATGTTTCAATAGACAGCATAATCCCCTACATCCTCAAGATGGAGACAGCAGAGTATAACGGCCAGATCACCGGAGCCAGTCTATAG
- the NR2C2 gene encoding nuclear receptor subfamily 2 group C member 2 isoform X1, which translates to MATNMEGLVQHRVGTQQVAEVPRTQTSRPESPGMTSPSPRIQIISTDSAVASPQRIQIVTDQQTGQKIQIVTAVDASGSPKQQFILTSPDGAGTGKVILASPETSSAKQLIFTTSDNLVPGRIQIVTDSACVERLLGKADVQRPQVVEYCVVCGDKASGRHYGAVSCEGCKGFFKRSVRKNLTYSCRSNQDCIINKHHRNRCQFCRLKKCLEMGMKMESVQSERKPFDVQREKPSNCAASTEKIYIRKDLRSPLIATPTFVADKDGARQTGLLDPGMLVNIQQPLIREDGTVLLATDSKAETSQGALGTLANVVTSLANLSESLNNGDASEMQPEDQSASEITRAFDTLAKALNTTDSSSPPSLADGIDASGGGGIHVISRDQSTPIIEVEGPLLSDTHVTFKLTMPSPMPEYLNVHYICESASRLLFLSMHWARSIPAFQALGQDCNTSLVRACWNELFTLGLAQCAQVMSLSTILAAIVNHLQNSIQEDKLSGDRIKQVMEHIWKLQEFCNSMAKLDIDGYEYAYLKAIVLFSPDHPGLTSTSQIEKFQEKAQMELQDYVQKTYSEDTYRLARILVRLPALRLMSSNITEELFFTGLIGNVSIDSIIPYILKMETAEYNGQITGASL; encoded by the exons ATTGTGACAGACCAGCAGACAGGACAGAAGATCCAGATAGTCACCGCAGTGGACGCCTCCGGATCCCCCAAGCAGCAGTTCATCCTGACCAGCCCAGATGGAGCTGGAACTGGGAAGGTGATCCTGGCTTCCCCGGAGACCTCCAGTGCCAAGCAGCTCATATTCACCACCTCAGACAACCTCGTCCCTGGCAGGATCCAG ATCGTCACGGACTCTGCTTGTGTGGAACGTTTGCTGGGGAAGGCTGACGTCCAGCGGCCCCAGGTGGTAGAGTACTGTGTAGTCTGTGGCGACAAAGCCTCTG GCCGTCACTATGGGGCTGTCAGTTGTGAAGGTTGCAAAGGTTTCTTCAAAAGGAGCGTAAGGAAAAACCTGACCTACAGCTGCCGGAGCAACCAAGACTGCATCATCAATAAACATCACCGGAACCGCTGTCAGTTTTGCCGGCTGAAAAAATGCTTAGAGATGGGCATGAAAATGGAAT CTGTACAGAGTGAACGGAAGCCCTTTGATGTACAACGGGAGAAACCAAGCAATTGTGCTGCTTCAACTGAGAAAATCTATATCCGGAAGGACCTGAGAAGTCCTCTGATAGCCACTCCCACGTTTGTGGCAGATAAAGATGGAGCAAG ACAAACAGGTCTTCTTGATCCAGGGATGCTTGTGAACATCCAACAGCCTTTGATACGCGAGGATGGTACGGTTCTCCTGGCCACGGATTCCAAG GCAGAAACAAGCCAGGGAGCTCTGGGCACACTGGCAAATGTAGTAACCTCCCTTGCCAACTTGAGTGAGTCCCTTAACAATGGTGACGCTTCGGAAATGCAGCCGGAGGACCAGTCCGCAAGTGAGATTACTCG GGCATTTGATACCTTAGCTAAAGCACTTAATACCACAGACAGCTCCTCACCTCCGAGCCTAGCAGACGGCATAGATGCCAGTGGAGGAGGCGGCATCCACGTCATCAGCAGAGACCAGTCCACACCCATCATCGAGGTCGAAGGGCCCCTCCTTTCAGATACTCATGTCACATTTAAG CTCACCATGCCCAGCCCAATGCCAGAGTACCTCAACGTGCACTACATCTGTGAGTCAGCGTCCCGCCTGCTTTTCCTTTCCATGCACTGGGCCAGGTCAATCCCAGCTTTTCAGGCACTTGG GCAGGACTGCAACACCAGCCTGGTGCGGGCCTGCTGGAACGAGCTCTTCACCCTCGGCCTCGCCCAGTGTGCCCAGGTCATGAGTCTCTCCACTATCCTGGCAGCCATTGTCAACCACCTGCAGAACAGCATCCAGGAAG ATAAACTTTCTGGAGACCGGATAAAGCAAGTCATGGAGCACATCTGGAAGCTTCAGGAATTCTGTAACAGTATGGCGAAGCTGGATATAGACGGCTATGAGTATGCATACCTTAAAGCTATAGTTCTCTTTAGCCCCG acCATCCAGGTTTGACCAGCACAAGCCAGATTGAAAAATTCCAAGAAAAGGCACAGATGGAATTGCAGGACTACGTTCAGAAAACCTATTCGGAAGACACGTACCG ATTGGCCCGGATTCTCGTTCGCCTGCCAGCACTCAGGCTGATGAGCTCAAACATAacagaagaacttttttttactGGTCTCATTGGCAATGTTTCAATAGACAGCATAATCCCCTACATCCTCAAGATGGAGACAGCAGAGTATAACGGCCAGATCACCGGAGCCAGTCTATAG